The segment TCGGCGGTGATGCGACCATCGGCGGTGACGGCCACGGCTTCGGTGATCACCAGGCCAGCGCCGCCGACGGCGCGGCTGCCCAGGTGCACGAGGTGCCAGTCGTTGGCCAGGCCGTCGACGGAGGAGTACTGGCACATGGGGGAGACGGCGATGCGGTTGGGCAGGGTCAGCTGACGCAGGGTGTAGGGCTCAAGCAACAGGCTCATGAGGGCACCTCCCAGGGACTCCAAATGGTTTGTTCCGGTCCGGGGTTCGTTGTTGGGGTGGGGCCGGTACCGGTTTGATTGAGACTAGACCATGGGGTGGGGTTCGGATTTTTGGGGTTCGGGTTCGGGTTCGGGTTCGGGTTCGGGTTCGGGTTCGGGTTCAGGGCTTATGGTGATTGCTTTGGGAGATGTATGCGCATTCATTGACGATATTCGCTTTTCGTCACCTTTCCGCCCTTACGGCGGGTCACTTTTTGTCAAACGCGACAAAAAGTAACCAAAAAACGCTGGCTCCCATCATCAGCCCCGCCCGCGGCGGGGTTCCCTCGCTCCGGGCTTGCTCCGGAGGTACGCGCCGACGGGCCGTCCCTGGCCCGATCGGCGCTCGACCGGCATCCATGCCGGTCGCCCTCCTACACAATCCCTACGCTCGGCCTCCTGAAGTCGCGATTTGTGTTGTCTGAACTACCGTGCGCTTAGAAGCAAGATCAAGAGCCAGATCAAGAGCCAGATCAAGAGCTGGGATGTTGGTTTGATTGTTATTGATGTTTTGTTTTTTCTAACGCCATCGCGGGGCAAGCCCGCTCCCACGTTAGAACTGCGCACGCTGAACCACGTGGGAGCGGGCTTGCCCCGCGATTAAATCCTGAGTTCCCACGGTGGCAACTAGCGACCGAGCTGCGTACTCACAGGCGCCGCCCCTAACTTCGCGACTTCAGGAGGCCGAACGCAGGGATTGCGTAGGGGGGCGACCGGCATGGATGCCGGTCGAGCGCCGATCGGGCCAGGGACGGCCCGTCGGCGCGTACCCCCGGAGCAAGCCCGGAGTGAGGGGACCCCGGAGCGCAGCGCAGGGGCCGGATGAATGGAGCGCTGTACGGGCCACCCACATGGGTTACACAAAAGTTCACTCACATAGGTGACAACACCTGAAGTGTTACATAACCATCATCGGCATCTCGCTCATCGATCCTGCCGAGAATGATTGGGCCGAAAATAACATCCCACACCCCATCCCCGACCTGCTCCAGCCCAATGGTCTGATGCTTGAGCACGTAACCTACGTAGATCCTCAAACCCCGACGGTTGACGATGCCACTTCGATCAGCTGGCAGACTCTCGATATGACTGGGGTAAGTCATTTCAGGTAGTTTTTCCGGGAACGGGCGTGGCGAAGGCTGATAGCAGGACGCTGGTGTTTTCTGCTTCAGTGCTTCGTGGAGCCGCTCGTAATTGTAGTGCTGCCGGAAGCGGTCGAAGTGCCGTTGTTGAGCCTCCCAAGCCACTGCGGGAGGTGACGGAAGCGTACTTTTGAGTGTTCGGTGCATACGCTCGTGCCGACCATTTTGCTCCGGTCTGCCAGGCGCAATACGTTCAGGAATAATGCCCAGGCGCAGCCACCAAATGGACAGCTGGGAGAGCCCCGCACGCCCTTTGCTGGCAAACGGCACGCCGTTATCGGTTCGGATACGTTCAGGTAGCCCGTTCTCGCGAAAGACCTCAGTGAACACAGCCTGTGTCTCCAGGAAGTTCGTGTTGGCCATACTGTGGCACGCAAGCAAGAAACGACTGGCGTGATCCATGATCGTCAACGGATAGCACCAGACCCCAGCGCCTGTCAGAAACTGGCCTTTGTAGTCCGCACTGAATAGCTGATTGGGCGACTCCGCTTTTCCAGCGGCTTGGGATAGACCGCCACACGCTGGCGCAGGCGTCGCGGCTTGATCAGCTCGGCCTTCTTGAGGATGTTGTAGATCGTTGTCTTGGAAGGGGGCGCCTCGTCAGGAAAACGCTCCTGTAAAGCTGCCTGATTTTCTTGGGGCCAGGCTCCGTCTGGCCCTGACCACGCAATTCGATGATGGCCTCACGAACGGCGACGGGCGCAACCCAATCTTGCGTCAGCCGACGACGGCTGCGTTCCTCCAAGCCTGGCGGACCATCGTTCTCGTAACGCTCTACCCATTTGTAACCGGTCTTTCGACTGATCTCGTAGGCCTCGCAAAGGGCGCTGAAGCTAGGCGCCCCATGGAGATAGTCCGCGATGAAAAGCAATTTCATGTCCATAGGTTTCAGCTCTCGCCAAGGCATGGTCAGACCCTCGAAAAACCGACCATGCCAGTTAAAAACTGTTACCTATGTGCGTGAACTGATTTGTCACCTATGTGGGTGAGTCATACCGCGCAGGGTTTTTGGTTACTTTTTTCCACGAAAAAAAGTAACCCGCCGTAAGGGCGGAAAGGTGAATAAGCGTCACTACAAATAATGAATGCGCATAAAACTATCAAAACCAACCAATACAACTATCAACAGATCAAACGGATCAAACGGAAAATCACCGCGCCTCCATATGCGCAATCATCAACTGCACACTCTCATTCCCCCGAAACTCATTCACATCCAGCTTGTAAGCCAACTCCACCCACCGCACAGTAGGGTTCGGCCAAACCTCCCGGTCCACGCCAAAGGCAATCCCATCCAGCCGCACCGCCCCACACTCGCTCTTGAGCACCACTTTCAAGTGCCGCTCCCCCACCACCCGCTGCTCGACCAGCTGAAACACCCCATGGAACAAAGGCTCAGGAAAGTGCTGCCCCCAAGGCCCGGCATTACGCAAAGCCCGCGCCAGGTCCAGGTGAAACTCCTCCACCGCCAGCACCCCGTCAGACAACAACCGACCGGTCAGGTCCTCCTCACGCAGTTGCCGGCGTACCTCAAGGTCGAACGCCTCGGCAAACGCCGGGAAGTTCGCCTCAGGCAACGACAGGCCAGCCGCCATGGCATGCCCGCCGAACTTGCTGATCAACGCCGGGTGGCGCGCCGCTACCGCATCCAGCGCGTCGCGAATGTGGAACCCCGCCACCGACCGCGCCGAGCCCTTGAGCATGCCGTCGCCGGCATCGGCAAAGGCGATGGTCGGGCGGTGGTAGCGCTCCTTCAGGCGCGAAGCCAGGATACCGATCACCCCCTGGTGCCAGTCGGCGTCGAACAGGCACAGGCCATAGGGCATGGACTCGACCGGCAGGTCCTTGAGCTGGGCCAGCGCCTCGCGCTGCATGCCCTGCTCGATCGACTTGCGGTCCTGGTTCAGGCCGTCCAGCTGCTGGGCCATATCCTGCGCAAGCGCCGCGTCGTCGCACAGCAGGCATTCGATGCCCAGGCTCATGTCGTCCAGGCGGCCGGCAGCATTCAGCCGCGGGCCGAGGATGAAGCCAAGGTCAGTGGAGGTGATCCGCCGGTGATCGCGGCGGGCGACCTCCAGGATGGCCTTGAGCCCCGGCCGGGCACGGCCCGCACGAATGCGCTCCAGGCCCTGGTGGACCAGGATGCGGTTGTTGGCATCCAGCGGCACCACGTCGGCCACGCTGCCCAGCGCCACCAGGTCGAGCAGCTCGCCGATATTCGGCTGCGCCTGTTGCTCGTAACGGCCCAGGCTACGCAAACGGGCACGCAGGGCCATCAGCACATAGAAGATCACCCCCACCCCGGCCAGCGACTTGCTGGGGAACGCGCAGCCAGGCTGGTTCGGGTTGACGATGGCATCGGCATCCGGCAACTGCTGGCCCGGCAGGTGGTGGTCGGTCACCAGCACCTGGAGCCCGGCCGCCTTGGCCGCCGCCACACCCTCGACGCTGGAGATGCCGTTGTCCACGGTGATCAGCAACTGCGGCTGGCGCTGCAGCGCCACCTCGACGATCTCCGGGGTCAGGCCGTAGCCGTACTCGAAGCGGTTAGGCACCAGGTAATCGACATGGGCCGCACCCAGCAGGCGCAGGCCCAGTACGCCAACGGTGCTGGCAGTGGCGCCGTCGGCGTCGAAGTCACCGACGATGAGGATGCGCTGGCGCAGGTCCAGGGCCTGCACCAGCAGGTCCACCGCCGCGTCGATGCCCTTGAGCTGCTGGTAGGGCAACAGCCGTGCCAGGCTCTTGTCCAGCTCAGCCTCGCTCTGCACGCCACGGGCGGCGTACAGGCGGGTCAGCAAGGGGGGCAGGTTGCCCAGCAGGGGCAAGGTCGACGGCAGGGGGCGGGGTTCGATGCGCATGGGGTCTTCGGTAATCAGGTAAAAGTCGACTCAGCGCTCGCCGAGCAGCCACTGCAGCTGCACTTCGTGCTGGCCGCGGTCGTCGGTGACGAAGATCGTGCCTTCGCTGATCATCACGTCCCACTTGATGGTGCGCGGCATGTCGGTGGCCAGCACCTCCAGCACTTCCTGCGGCACTGCGGCGATGCTGAGGTTCTTCAGGCCCTTGACCGCGCCCACCACCTTGCCCTCCCACACCCGCAGGCTGCCGTAGGCCAGCAGGCTGGTGCGCTCGGTGCGGCGCGAGCACCAGGTCAGGCGGTCGGCATCCGGCTGGCCGACTTCGATCCAGTGCAGGATGCGGTCGTCCAGGCTCTTTTCCCACAGGGCGGCTTCGTCGACGTCCGACAGGCCACGGCCGAACGACAGGTTCTCGTTGTACCAGAGGGCATAGGCCAGCAGGCGCACGGCCATGCGCTCCTCGGTTTCCGACGGGTGACGGGCGATGGTCTGGCGCACGCTTTCGTAGACGCCGCGGTCGAGGTCGGTGAGATTGAGTTCGAACTTGTAGGTGGTGGACGGCTGGGCCATGGGCGCGGGCTTCGTTGAAAAGAAAGTCGCACAGTCTAACCGATCCTGCGCCCTCGCGGGCCCGCCGGTCTGCCGGGTTACTGGTTGCCGACTGTCTTGCGCTGCCTGTACCGGCCTCATCGCCGGCAAGCCGGCTCCTACAAGGTTATGCAAGCCCGCACGGTCAGCAGATGACAATGGCCGCCGTATACCTGCCACCGCCCAGCTGTGATACAACCACCGCTCAACGCCCCTCGCCACGGATGCCCCAATGCCCACGCCCAGCAAACCCCTCGCCGGCCTGAAAGTCATCGAGCTTGGCACCCTGATTGCCGGCCCCTTTGCCTCGCGCATCTGCGCCGAGTTCGGCGCCGAGGTGATCAAGGTCGAGTCGCCCGACGGCGGCGACCCGCTGCGCAAGTGGCGCAAGCTGTACGAGGGCACGTCGCTGTGGTGGTTCGTGCAGGCGCGCAACAAGCAGTCGCTGACCCTCAACCTCAAGCACCCCGAAGGCCGCGAGGTACTCAAGCGCCTGCTGGCCGAGGCTGACATCCTGATCGAGAACTTCCGCCCCGGCGTGCTGGAAAAACTCGGCCTGGGCTGGGATGTGCTGCACGCGCTCAACCCGCGCCTGGTGATGGTGCGCCTGTCAGGCTTCGGCCAGACCGGGCCGATGAAGGACCAGCCTGGCTTCGGCGCGGTGGGCGAGTCCATGGGCGGGCTGCGCTACATCACCGGCTTCGAGGACCGCCCGCCAGTGCGCACCGGCATCTCCATCGGCGACTCCATCGCTGCGCTGTGGGGGGTGATCGGTGCGTTGATGGCCCTGCGTCACCGTGAAGTGAACGGCGGCCAGGGCCAGGTGGTGGACGTGGCGCTGTACGAGGCGATCTTCGCCATGATGGAAAGCATGGTGCCGGAGTTCGACGTGTTCGGCTTCATCCGCGAACGCACCGGCAACATCATGCCGGGCATCACCCCCTCGTGCATCCACACCACCGCCGATGGCCGCCATGTGCAGATTGGCGCCAACGGCGATGCCATCTTCAAGCGCCTCATGCAGGCCATCGGCCGCCACGACCTGGCCGACGACGCCAGCCTGGCCTGCAACGATGGCCGCGACGCCCGCCGCGACGAGCTGTACGGGGTGATCGACCGCTGGGCCAACAGCCTGCCGCTGACCGAGGTGATG is part of the Pseudomonas fakonensis genome and harbors:
- a CDS encoding YaeQ family protein, encoding MAQPSTTYKFELNLTDLDRGVYESVRQTIARHPSETEERMAVRLLAYALWYNENLSFGRGLSDVDEAALWEKSLDDRILHWIEVGQPDADRLTWCSRRTERTSLLAYGSLRVWEGKVVGAVKGLKNLSIAAVPQEVLEVLATDMPRTIKWDVMISEGTIFVTDDRGQHEVQLQWLLGER
- the recJ gene encoding single-stranded-DNA-specific exonuclease RecJ, which encodes MRIEPRPLPSTLPLLGNLPPLLTRLYAARGVQSEAELDKSLARLLPYQQLKGIDAAVDLLVQALDLRQRILIVGDFDADGATASTVGVLGLRLLGAAHVDYLVPNRFEYGYGLTPEIVEVALQRQPQLLITVDNGISSVEGVAAAKAAGLQVLVTDHHLPGQQLPDADAIVNPNQPGCAFPSKSLAGVGVIFYVLMALRARLRSLGRYEQQAQPNIGELLDLVALGSVADVVPLDANNRILVHQGLERIRAGRARPGLKAILEVARRDHRRITSTDLGFILGPRLNAAGRLDDMSLGIECLLCDDAALAQDMAQQLDGLNQDRKSIEQGMQREALAQLKDLPVESMPYGLCLFDADWHQGVIGILASRLKERYHRPTIAFADAGDGMLKGSARSVAGFHIRDALDAVAARHPALISKFGGHAMAAGLSLPEANFPAFAEAFDLEVRRQLREEDLTGRLLSDGVLAVEEFHLDLARALRNAGPWGQHFPEPLFHGVFQLVEQRVVGERHLKVVLKSECGAVRLDGIAFGVDREVWPNPTVRWVELAYKLDVNEFRGNESVQLMIAHMEAR
- a CDS encoding CaiB/BaiF CoA transferase family protein, with amino-acid sequence MPTPSKPLAGLKVIELGTLIAGPFASRICAEFGAEVIKVESPDGGDPLRKWRKLYEGTSLWWFVQARNKQSLTLNLKHPEGREVLKRLLAEADILIENFRPGVLEKLGLGWDVLHALNPRLVMVRLSGFGQTGPMKDQPGFGAVGESMGGLRYITGFEDRPPVRTGISIGDSIAALWGVIGALMALRHREVNGGQGQVVDVALYEAIFAMMESMVPEFDVFGFIRERTGNIMPGITPSCIHTTADGRHVQIGANGDAIFKRLMQAIGRHDLADDASLACNDGRDARRDELYGVIDRWANSLPLTEVMQVLNAAEVPASRIYSAEDMFSDPQYLAREMFLQAKLPDGKPFKMPGIVPKLSDTPGSADWVGPELGEHTASVLGGLGYDAAAIARLRESGAV